Within Pseudomonas tructae, the genomic segment GCACTGCGCGCACGTCTGCAGGCGGCCCAGGCCAGTGCCGCGGGCATGCAGGCCAATACCTCGCACAGCGTCCAGGATGCGGCGGCCACCCTGCGCTGGAACATCGGCCTCGGCCTGGCCCTGGTCGGCCTGGGTGTGCTGCTGGTGGTTGCCGTGGTGCTGGGGCGGCGGGTGGTCAACAAACTGCGGCTGCTGATTGCGGCGTTGAATGACCTGGCGGCGGGCGAGGGTGACCTGACCAAGCGCGTCTCCATCGACAGTCGCGACGAGATCGGTGACATGGCGGCGGCAGTCAACCAGTTCGTTGCCAAGCTGCAACCGATCGTCCGCGAGGCCGGCGAGGTGGCCCAGCGTACCGGCATCGAGATCGGCGCCATGGCCCAGCGTAATGCCGGTGCCGACGCTGCTGCCGAACTGCAGCGCGATGAAGTCGCCGCCAGCCTGCGTGACCTGTCGAGCATGGCCGATGAGGCCCAGGCCGAAAGCCAGGCCATGCAGTCGGCCTTGCAGCAAGTGGTGGACATTCGTCAGGCCACCGACGAGAACAGCCGCACCTCAACCCAGGTGGCCAAGCTTATCGAGGACCTGGCCGGGCAGGTCGAGACCGGTTCCAAGGTTATCGAGCGTCTGGCGCAGCAAAGCGAGCAGATCGAGGTGGTGCTGACCGTGATCCACGGCATTGCCGAGCAGACCAACCTGCTGGCGCTCAACGCTGCCATTGAAGCGGCGCGGGCCGGGGAAACCGGACGTGGCTTTGCCGTGGTGGCTGACGAGGTCAGGGCCCTGGCGAGCAAGACCCAGAGCTCGACGGGGGATATCCAGGCGCATATCGGTGCGTTGCAGCAGGGGGCGAAGGAGGCGGTGGCGGCGATCAGCCAGGCCGGGCGTCAGGCCAGCGAAGGCCTGCTGGTACTACGCGACAATGCGCGCCTGCAGCAGTCGGTACAGGTCTCGGTCGAGCAGGTGCATGCGGCGATCGGCCTGGCCACCCGTGCAGCCGAGCAGCAGGCCCATGGGGCGCAGGCGGTGCGTGGCAGGGTGCAGACGATTCATGAACAGGCTGAGCGGGCTGCCGAAGTGGTGATGCAAACCACCGCCAGCAGCAAGGTGCTCGATAACCTGGCGGGGCAGCTCAAGGCCAGCCTCGGGCAGTTCAGGGCCTGAGGAAAATCGCGGGGCAAGCCCGCTCCCACACTGTGGGAGCGGGCTTGCCCCGCGAAGCTTTTAACAGCGTCAAGCGCGGTTCAAGTACATCCGCGTAGTCAGCAGATACACCGGCAATCCCGATACCAGAATCAGCAACGCCGCATAAGGCGCCGCCGCCGCAAACTCGACATTGGCGGTATGCGCCCATACCTCGGTCGCCAGGGTGGTCATGCCCGTCGGGCTGAGCAGCAGGGTTGCCGTCAGCTCTTTCATGGCATCCAGGAATACCAGGGCAAAGGCTGCGGCCAGGGCCGGAAAGATGATCGGCAGGGTTACCCGGCAGAACGCGCTGAACTGCGTCGCACCGAGCGTGCGGGCGGCTTCTTCGAGCTGCGGCGCGGCCTTGTTCAGTGCCGTGCGCACTGGCGCCTGGGCCAGCGGCAGAAACAGCAGGGCATAGGCTAGCAGCAACAAGCCGGTGGTCTGGTACAGGGCCGGTACGTAGTGCAGGGCGAAGTACACCAGGGTCAGGGCAATCACCAGGCCGGGCAGGGCATGCAGTAGGTACGGCAGGCGCTCGGCCCAGATCGCCAGGCGGCCTTTGTAGCGCACCACCAGGAAGCTGACCGGCAGGGCCAGCAACAAGCTCAAGCCGGCGCCACCCAGCGAGAGCGATAGCGACGAGACCAGCGCGCGGCTGATGTCGGCAACCGGGAAGGCAGCAGACGAGCCGACGCTCAACCAGTA encodes:
- a CDS encoding methyl-accepting chemotaxis protein; the protein is MADEAQAESQAMQSALQQVVDIRQATDENSRTSTQVAKLIEDLAGQVETGSKVIERLAQQSEQIEVVLTVIHGIAEQTNLLALNAAIEAARAGETGRGFAVVADEVRALASKTQSSTGDIQAHIGALQQGAKEAVAAISQAGRQASEGLLVLRDNARLQQSVQVSVEQVHAAIGLATRAAEQQAHGAQAVRGRVQTIHEQAERAAEVVMQTTASSKVLDNLAGQLKASLGQFRA